The following proteins are co-located in the Flectobacillus major DSM 103 genome:
- the rplB gene encoding 50S ribosomal protein L2: MAVRKLKPTSPGQRQRIAPTFEEITTSKPYKPLLAPIKRTGGRNNLGHRAMRYIGGGHKRRYRLIDFYRDKFDVEATVLTIEYDPNRTARIALIEYADGEKSYIIAPTGLKVGQSVISSASAAPEVGNTMPLSSIPVGTIVHAIELRPRGGAELARSAGTYAQLLARDSKYATLKLPSGEMRMVLANCLATVGSVSNADHMNTNLGKAGRHRWLGRRPRVRGVVMNPVDHPMGGGEGRSSGGHPRSRTGLLAKGKKTRDKKKDSNRLIISRKKK, from the coding sequence ATGGCAGTTAGAAAATTAAAACCAACATCTCCGGGTCAACGTCAACGTATCGCTCCAACTTTCGAAGAGATTACTACTTCGAAACCGTATAAACCGTTGTTGGCTCCAATTAAAAGAACAGGTGGTCGTAACAACTTAGGACATCGTGCTATGCGTTACATCGGTGGTGGTCACAAACGTCGTTACCGTTTGATCGACTTCTATCGTGACAAATTCGATGTTGAAGCTACAGTTTTGACAATTGAATACGATCCAAACCGTACAGCACGTATTGCTCTGATCGAGTATGCTGACGGAGAAAAATCTTATATCATTGCTCCTACAGGTTTGAAAGTAGGTCAATCTGTGATATCAAGTGCAAGTGCAGCTCCAGAAGTGGGAAATACAATGCCTTTGTCGAGTATTCCAGTAGGTACAATTGTACACGCTATTGAGCTTCGCCCTCGTGGTGGTGCTGAGTTAGCTCGTTCTGCTGGTACTTACGCTCAGTTGTTGGCTCGTGATAGCAAATATGCTACATTGAAATTGCCTTCAGGTGAAATGCGTATGGTTTTAGCAAACTGTTTGGCAACGGTAGGTTCTGTATCAAATGCAGATCACATGAACACAAACTTGGGTAAAGCTGGTCGTCACCGTTGGTTAGGCCGCCGTCCAAGAGTTCGTGGTGTAGTAATGAACCCAGTAGATCACCCAATGGGTGGTGGTGAAGGCCGTTCTTCTGGTGGTCACCCACGCTCACGCACAGGCTTGTTAGCGAAAGGTAAGAAAACTCGCGACAAGAAAAAGGATTCAAATCGTCTAATCATCAGTAGAAAGAAAAAATAG
- the rplW gene encoding 50S ribosomal protein L23 codes for MSIIKRPILTEKTQDLQKGGQYVFEVAGKSNKIEIAKEIKKMYGVDVTSVNTLRQFGKKKSRSTKTKITSGYTSTFKKAIVTVAKGEVIDFYEGI; via the coding sequence ATGAGCATTATCAAAAGACCAATTCTTACTGAGAAAACTCAGGATTTGCAGAAGGGCGGTCAGTACGTTTTTGAAGTAGCGGGAAAATCAAACAAGATTGAAATCGCTAAAGAAATCAAGAAAATGTACGGAGTTGACGTAACATCTGTAAATACTCTTCGTCAGTTCGGTAAGAAAAAATCAAGAAGTACAAAAACTAAGATTACATCTGGTTATACTTCAACATTCAAGAAAGCAATCGTTACAGTAGCTAAAGGCGAAGTAATCGATTTCTATGAAGGAATCTAA
- the rpsS gene encoding 30S ribosomal protein S19, which yields MARSLKKGPYIDYRLDNKVVAMNDSGKKSVIKTWSRRSMISPDFVGHTFAVHNGNKFIPVYVTENMVGHKLGEFAPTRNFRGHIAKKDKGKR from the coding sequence ATGGCACGTTCATTAAAAAAAGGACCTTATATTGACTATCGCCTTGACAACAAGGTGGTTGCTATGAATGATTCAGGCAAAAAGTCAGTTATCAAAACTTGGTCAAGACGTTCAATGATTTCTCCTGACTTCGTTGGACACACTTTCGCAGTGCATAACGGCAACAAGTTTATCCCAGTATATGTTACAGAAAACATGGTTGGACATAAACTTGGTGAATTTGCTCCAACTCGCAATTTCCGAGGTCACATCGCAAAAAAAGATAAAGGCAAAAGGTAA
- the rplC gene encoding 50S ribosomal protein L3: protein MSGIIGKKIGMTSLYNADGAAIPCTLIEAGPCVVTQVKTVEKEGYSAIQLGYGEKKEKHTSRPLLGHFKKAGTTPKKKLVEFKSFESPLALGETVSAELFAEGDFIDAIGTSKGKGFQGVVKRHGFSGVGGQTHGQHNRGRHPGSIGACSFPSRVFKGLRMAGRTGGNRVKVQNLQVLKVYADKNLIVVSGSVPGAKNSYVILEK, encoded by the coding sequence ATGTCTGGAATTATCGGAAAGAAAATCGGTATGACCAGCCTCTACAATGCTGATGGTGCTGCCATCCCTTGTACGCTGATTGAAGCCGGTCCTTGTGTAGTAACGCAAGTAAAAACAGTAGAAAAAGAAGGCTATAGTGCTATTCAGTTAGGCTATGGTGAGAAGAAGGAAAAACACACTTCTAGGCCATTATTAGGTCACTTCAAAAAAGCAGGCACAACTCCCAAAAAGAAGCTTGTAGAATTCAAATCTTTTGAAAGCCCATTAGCTTTAGGAGAAACCGTATCGGCAGAGTTATTTGCAGAAGGTGACTTCATCGATGCAATCGGAACATCAAAAGGTAAAGGTTTCCAAGGTGTTGTTAAGCGTCACGGATTTAGTGGTGTAGGAGGTCAAACTCACGGACAGCACAACCGCGGTCGCCACCCAGGTTCAATTGGTGCTTGTTCATTCCCATCTCGTGTATTCAAAGGTCTTCGCATGGCAGGTCGTACAGGTGGTAATCGCGTAAAAGTTCAAAACTTGCAAGTATTGAAAGTTTATGCTGACAAAAACCTTATCGTAGTGTCAGGTTCAGTACCAGGAGCGAAAAATTCATACGTTATCCTTGAAAAATAG
- the rplD gene encoding 50S ribosomal protein L4: MELSVLNIQGKETGKKVTLSDEIFGIEPNEHVVWLDVKQFLANKRQGTHKAKERAEVSRSTRKLKRQKGTGGARAGSMKSPLFKGGGRVFGPVPRDYSFKLNKKVKSLARQSAFAAKAQAGEVSVLEDFSFEAPKTKAFLSILNALSLVDTKTLLILSEENQNIYLSGRNLPKTKVVSAGQVNTYDLVNATRLIIAEGAVAKIESSFSK, translated from the coding sequence ATGGAATTATCAGTATTAAATATACAAGGCAAAGAGACAGGTAAGAAAGTAACGCTTTCTGACGAAATCTTTGGAATCGAGCCAAACGAGCACGTTGTTTGGTTAGATGTGAAGCAATTCTTGGCTAACAAACGTCAAGGAACTCACAAAGCAAAAGAAAGAGCAGAGGTTTCGCGTTCAACACGCAAGCTGAAGCGTCAAAAAGGAACGGGTGGAGCTCGTGCAGGTTCAATGAAATCACCTTTGTTTAAGGGTGGTGGACGTGTATTCGGTCCAGTTCCTCGTGACTACTCATTCAAATTGAACAAGAAAGTAAAATCTTTAGCTCGTCAGTCGGCATTTGCTGCAAAAGCACAAGCAGGAGAGGTTTCTGTTTTGGAAGATTTCTCATTCGAGGCACCAAAAACAAAAGCATTCTTGTCAATCTTGAACGCATTGTCATTGGTAGATACAAAAACATTGTTGATTTTGTCAGAAGAAAACCAAAACATTTATTTGTCAGGTCGCAATTTGCCAAAAACAAAAGTTGTATCTGCTGGCCAAGTAAATACTTATGACTTAGTAAATGCAACTCGTCTTATCATTGCAGAAGGTGCTGTTGCAAAAATCGAATCATCTTTCAGTAAATAG